One Kribbella sp. NBC_00662 genomic region harbors:
- a CDS encoding YccF domain-containing protein, whose amino-acid sequence MKTLLNLIWLVLAGFWLAVGYAVAGIICCVLIVTIPFGIASFRIAGYTLWPFGRTVVDKPGAGAGALLGNIIWIIFAGWWLALGHLTTGIALCLTIIGIPLGVANFKLIPVSLLPLGKEIVPSNQPFATR is encoded by the coding sequence ATGAAGACGCTTCTCAACCTGATCTGGCTGGTGCTGGCCGGGTTCTGGCTGGCTGTCGGGTACGCGGTCGCCGGCATCATCTGCTGTGTGCTGATCGTGACGATCCCGTTCGGCATCGCGTCGTTCCGGATCGCCGGGTACACGTTGTGGCCGTTCGGCCGGACGGTGGTCGACAAGCCGGGCGCCGGCGCGGGCGCGCTGCTCGGCAACATCATCTGGATCATCTTCGCCGGCTGGTGGCTGGCGCTCGGTCACCTGACCACCGGGATCGCGCTCTGCCTGACGATCATCGGCATCCCGCTCGGCGTGGCGAACTTCAAGCTGATCCCGGTCTCGCTCCTGCCGCTGGGCAAGGAGATCGTGCCGAGCAACCAGCCGTTCGCCACCCGGTGA
- a CDS encoding MBL fold metallo-hydrolase, with protein sequence MRSLTVLGSCGAWPEAGRACAGFLVEYDGFRVVLDLGYAALPRLLEHCPQGEVDAILVTHQHPDHCVDVSGLARVRYYEAPDAPPIPLHTTPGTVEVLRAIEPDPDPAEVFAVHDLSSTTRIGPFEVLTVELPHYTTNLGVRLSAPGMTLAYTGDSGPSPDLRLVAEGTDVFVSDATYQGQSNGSYLMTAAEAARGARGARRLVLTHFWPGSDRSISVREAQAEFDGEVIAAEEGLVVSF encoded by the coding sequence GTGAGGTCGCTGACTGTCCTCGGCTCCTGCGGCGCCTGGCCCGAGGCCGGTCGGGCGTGCGCCGGGTTCCTCGTCGAGTACGACGGATTCCGAGTCGTGCTCGATCTCGGGTATGCCGCTTTGCCGCGTCTCCTCGAGCACTGTCCGCAGGGTGAGGTCGATGCGATCCTCGTGACGCACCAGCATCCGGATCACTGCGTCGACGTGAGCGGCCTGGCTCGGGTGCGGTACTACGAGGCTCCGGATGCACCGCCCATTCCGCTGCACACCACGCCGGGGACTGTCGAAGTACTGCGAGCGATCGAGCCCGACCCCGACCCGGCCGAGGTGTTCGCGGTGCACGACCTCTCGTCGACGACGCGGATCGGACCCTTCGAGGTGCTGACCGTGGAACTGCCGCATTACACGACGAATCTCGGCGTGCGGTTGAGCGCGCCGGGAATGACGCTCGCCTATACCGGTGACAGCGGCCCGTCGCCGGATCTGCGGCTGGTGGCCGAGGGGACGGACGTCTTCGTCTCGGATGCGACCTACCAAGGTCAGTCCAACGGCAGCTACCTGATGACAGCCGCCGAGGCCGCGAGGGGTGCGCGCGGAGCCCGGCGGCTCGTGCTGACGCATTTCTGGCCGGGCTCCGATCGCTCGATCTCGGTGCGCGAGGCGCAGGCCGAGTTCGACGGCGAGGTCATCGCCGCGGAGGAAGGGCTGGTCGTCAGCTTTTGA
- a CDS encoding trans-acting enoyl reductase family protein yields the protein MSREYDVALLGASGFTGALTAEYLEKNAPAGLRWAVAGRNKAKLERFGKDILHADVTDAESMRALAESTRVVATTVGPYIQYGEPLVAACAEAGTDYLDLTGEPEFTDRMYVRYHQRATETGARIIHACGFDSIPYDLGVQYTVEQLPEGVPIQVDGLLRAGGRPSGGTFHTAITAFSRPKQNLEAHRARKQAEPRPEGRKARAVSGRIHRQQGFWAVPLPTIDPQIVGYSARLLDRYGPDFRYSHYAAMDRLPMVAAGIGGVSLMIAGAQIPPVRKAMLNRLQPGDGPSPERRARSWFNVRFVGRGGGKQVITEVAGRDPGYDETAKMLGESALCLALDDLPETAGQTTTAAAMGPALRERLVKAGMTFATLEVDHY from the coding sequence ATGAGCCGCGAGTACGACGTCGCGCTGCTGGGGGCCAGCGGCTTCACCGGCGCGCTGACCGCGGAGTACCTGGAGAAGAACGCGCCCGCCGGGCTGCGCTGGGCCGTTGCTGGACGCAACAAAGCGAAGCTGGAACGCTTCGGCAAGGACATCCTGCACGCGGACGTGACGGACGCCGAGTCGATGCGCGCGCTGGCCGAGTCGACCAGGGTCGTCGCGACGACAGTCGGCCCTTACATCCAGTACGGCGAGCCGCTGGTCGCTGCGTGTGCCGAGGCGGGGACGGACTATCTCGACCTCACCGGCGAGCCTGAGTTCACCGATCGGATGTACGTGCGCTATCACCAGCGCGCGACGGAGACCGGCGCTCGGATCATCCACGCCTGCGGGTTCGACTCGATTCCGTACGACCTCGGCGTGCAGTACACCGTCGAGCAGCTGCCGGAAGGCGTGCCGATCCAGGTCGACGGTCTGCTCCGAGCGGGCGGTCGACCGTCGGGCGGGACGTTCCACACCGCGATCACCGCGTTCTCGCGCCCGAAGCAGAATCTCGAGGCGCATCGGGCGCGGAAACAGGCCGAGCCGCGGCCGGAGGGACGGAAGGCGCGTGCGGTGTCCGGGCGGATCCACCGCCAGCAGGGCTTCTGGGCGGTGCCGCTGCCGACGATCGATCCGCAGATCGTCGGGTACTCCGCACGGCTGCTCGATCGCTACGGGCCTGACTTCCGCTACTCGCACTACGCGGCGATGGACCGGCTCCCGATGGTTGCCGCCGGCATCGGTGGCGTGAGCCTGATGATCGCCGGCGCGCAGATCCCGCCGGTGCGCAAGGCGATGCTGAACCGGCTGCAGCCCGGCGACGGGCCGAGCCCGGAGCGGCGGGCGCGGTCGTGGTTCAACGTCCGGTTCGTCGGCCGCGGCGGCGGCAAGCAGGTGATCACCGAGGTCGCCGGCCGCGATCCCGGGTACGACGAGACCGCGAAGATGCTCGGCGAGAGCGCACTGTGCCTCGCGCTCGACGACCTGCCGGAGACGGCCGGCCAGACCACCACGGCCGCTGCCATGGGACCCGCTCTGCGGGAGCGACTGGTGAAAGCGGGGATGACCTTTGCCACCCTCGAAGTCGACCACTACTAG
- a CDS encoding SDR family oxidoreductase, giving the protein MRPLAGQVVLITGASRGIGAAVARKLAGDGAKLALVGLEPDELKKVAEDCGPEAGWWEADVTDTDSLRAAVEAVAERYGRIDVVMANAGIAAPGFSRSMDPKTWERVVDVDLYGVWRTVHLTLPYLLDSKGYLLLVSSLAAIVHIPGLASYNVSKAGVEALGDTLRPELRHLGVRVGVAHMTFVDTDMVRGADAHPVFGRVRTGMPLASKTYPLEFAVDKFVDGIKKRSRTVHVPGWIGALKVVRWAIPHFIEFGSRFSMPKADAAALADIQARGAEESSRPTGAGGLADSEKAAHK; this is encoded by the coding sequence ATGCGTCCGTTGGCCGGTCAAGTCGTCCTCATCACCGGCGCCTCCCGGGGGATCGGCGCCGCGGTGGCCCGGAAGCTGGCAGGTGACGGCGCGAAGCTCGCGCTGGTCGGCCTGGAGCCCGACGAGCTGAAGAAGGTCGCGGAGGATTGCGGCCCCGAGGCCGGCTGGTGGGAGGCCGACGTCACTGACACCGACTCGCTGCGTGCTGCGGTCGAGGCTGTCGCCGAGCGCTACGGCCGGATCGATGTCGTGATGGCGAACGCCGGCATCGCTGCACCGGGGTTCAGCCGCAGCATGGATCCGAAGACCTGGGAGCGCGTCGTCGACGTCGATCTGTACGGCGTCTGGCGCACAGTCCATCTCACGCTGCCGTACCTGCTCGATAGCAAGGGCTACCTGCTGCTGGTCTCTTCCCTCGCGGCGATCGTGCACATCCCCGGACTCGCGTCGTACAACGTCTCCAAGGCGGGCGTCGAGGCGCTCGGGGACACGCTGCGGCCGGAGCTCAGGCACCTCGGCGTACGTGTCGGGGTTGCGCACATGACCTTCGTCGACACCGACATGGTGCGGGGAGCGGACGCGCATCCGGTGTTCGGCCGCGTGCGGACCGGGATGCCGTTGGCGAGCAAGACGTATCCGCTGGAGTTCGCGGTCGACAAGTTCGTGGACGGGATCAAGAAGCGTTCGCGGACAGTGCACGTGCCGGGCTGGATCGGCGCGCTGAAGGTGGTCCGGTGGGCGATCCCGCATTTCATCGAGTTCGGTTCGCGGTTCAGCATGCCGAAGGCGGACGCGGCCGCGCTCGCTGACATCCAGGCGCGTGGCGCTGAGGAGTCGTCGAGGCCGACCGGGGCCGGCGGACTGGCCGACTCGGAGAAGGCTGCGCACAAATGA
- a CDS encoding exodeoxyribonuclease III — MLTVATVNVNGIRAAFRRGMQPWLDDTDPDLLLMQEVRATDDVLRELLSSGRDGEWNIAHAEPAIDGHKGRAGVAVASRRPIKDERGEIGPERFAGSGRWVEADVVLEDGTTLTAVSAYVFTGEFETPPRQEEKYAFLDAITARLTELRADGRHVLMCGDLNIAHREEDLKAWKANRKKSGFLPEERAWMDRLFEAGWVDLGRRFGGEGPGPYSWWSWRGKAFDNDAGWRIDYQIASPELAAAARSCVVHRAPTYAERWSDHAPVVATYDV; from the coding sequence GTGCTGACGGTTGCCACGGTGAATGTGAACGGGATCAGGGCCGCGTTTCGGCGTGGGATGCAGCCGTGGCTGGACGACACCGATCCGGATTTGTTGCTGATGCAGGAAGTCCGGGCGACGGACGACGTACTGCGGGAGCTCCTCAGTAGCGGCCGGGATGGCGAGTGGAACATCGCGCATGCCGAGCCTGCGATCGACGGGCACAAGGGGCGCGCCGGCGTCGCGGTGGCGAGCCGGCGGCCGATCAAGGACGAGCGCGGCGAGATCGGTCCGGAGCGGTTCGCCGGATCCGGGCGGTGGGTCGAGGCGGACGTCGTACTGGAGGACGGGACGACGCTGACCGCGGTGAGCGCGTACGTGTTCACCGGCGAGTTCGAGACGCCGCCGCGACAGGAGGAGAAGTACGCGTTCCTCGACGCGATCACCGCCCGGCTGACCGAACTGCGTGCCGACGGCCGGCACGTGCTGATGTGCGGCGACCTGAACATCGCCCACCGCGAGGAGGACCTGAAGGCCTGGAAGGCCAATCGCAAGAAGAGTGGCTTCCTGCCTGAGGAGCGTGCCTGGATGGACCGCCTGTTCGAGGCCGGCTGGGTCGACCTCGGACGTCGGTTCGGCGGCGAGGGACCGGGGCCGTATTCGTGGTGGTCGTGGCGCGGCAAGGCCTTCGACAACGACGCGGGGTGGCGCATCGACTACCAGATCGCCTCCCCCGAGTTGGCCGCCGCGGCCCGCAGTTGCGTCGTCCACCGCGCCCCGACGTACGCCGAACGCTGGAGCGATCACGCGCCGGTCGTCGCGACGTACGACGTGTAG
- a CDS encoding TetR/AcrR family transcriptional regulator, which produces MTQTSRLRPDERRAQILAAARRVLLADPHRELTVELVAAEAGVSPALLFHYFGSKKKFQYAVIEEAAAEVMLRTAPDPSLPPDEQLRSGIRAFVRAVLEAPQLYRATLLMSAAGDPEIRALHSDLRRVFSQWVISAVAERGIEVTPVVELACHGWQGYVEQTLLVWIDDPTVSPEALEHLCEQSLDAILTTTSE; this is translated from the coding sequence ATGACCCAGACCTCTCGACTGCGCCCCGACGAGCGCCGGGCGCAGATTCTCGCCGCGGCTCGGCGGGTGCTGCTCGCGGATCCGCATCGCGAGCTGACGGTCGAGCTGGTCGCCGCGGAAGCCGGCGTCTCCCCCGCCCTGCTGTTCCACTACTTCGGCTCGAAGAAGAAGTTCCAGTACGCCGTCATCGAGGAGGCCGCCGCCGAAGTGATGCTGCGGACCGCCCCGGACCCGTCGCTGCCACCGGACGAGCAGCTCCGGTCGGGCATCCGCGCCTTCGTCCGCGCCGTACTCGAAGCCCCGCAGCTCTATCGCGCCACGCTGCTGATGTCGGCCGCCGGCGATCCGGAGATCCGCGCGCTGCACTCCGATCTCCGCCGCGTCTTCAGCCAGTGGGTGATCAGCGCGGTTGCGGAGCGTGGCATCGAAGTCACCCCCGTCGTCGAGCTCGCGTGCCACGGCTGGCAGGGTTACGTCGAACAGACCCTCCTGGTGTGGATCGACGATCCGACCGTCTCGCCGGAAGCCCTCGAACACCTCTGCGAGCAGTCCCTGGACGCGATCCTCACGACGACTTCCGAGTGA
- a CDS encoding hemerythrin domain-containing protein: MPKILPATGGDVVEIILADHRWFEEALRELRDVTSDREAVLADLATVLIAHAEAEESKVYPTLRRKDAIDAEEVEHSEHEHDEGNEALLELMEVDDTASEEFSSKLHELSEALSHHLDEEERDVLNPARTDVSEQVRRNLGDSFAEERARLIESGCGDIANVRKIVKS, translated from the coding sequence ATGCCGAAGATTCTTCCGGCGACAGGTGGTGACGTGGTCGAGATCATCCTCGCCGATCACCGGTGGTTCGAAGAGGCGCTTCGCGAGCTGCGCGACGTCACGAGCGACCGCGAGGCAGTGCTCGCCGATCTGGCCACGGTCCTGATCGCCCACGCCGAGGCCGAGGAGTCGAAGGTCTACCCCACGCTGCGGCGCAAGGACGCGATCGACGCCGAGGAGGTCGAGCACTCCGAGCACGAGCACGACGAGGGCAACGAAGCGCTGCTCGAGCTGATGGAGGTCGACGACACCGCGAGCGAGGAGTTCAGCTCGAAGCTGCACGAGCTGTCCGAGGCGCTCTCGCATCACCTCGACGAAGAGGAGCGCGACGTCCTCAACCCGGCCCGCACCGACGTCTCCGAACAGGTACGCCGCAACCTCGGCGACTCGTTCGCGGAAGAGCGCGCCCGGCTGATCGAGTCGGGCTGCGGCGACATCGCCAACGTCCGCAAGATCGTCAAAAGCTGA
- a CDS encoding S9 family peptidase, translating to MSETSSVTPPVAARKPVERVHHGDVFVDEYEWLRDKTDDEVLGYLRAENAYTEARTAHLESLREAIFREISDRTLQTDLSVPARRGGYWYYSRTIEGQQYSLHCRVKVDGDEPPATDGEIAGEEVMLDGNEVAGDSEFFSLGTVDVSPDGRLLAYSVDLKGDERFTLRIKDLSTGELLPDELPEVHYGSAWSADGSTIFYTKVDDAWRPYQVWRHTLGATDDVLVMEEPDERFWVGVDLTRNEQAIMIALGSKLTSEVWLLDAQDPTGEPVVVAPRREGVEYDVEHAGDQLLITHNADAANFSLASAPLDSPGDWTTLIEGDETSRLLGTDAFADHVILYRRRNALTELAIMRRSDGGFGEPEVLEFDEPIYTVSPGRNDEWHDTRYRFGYTSLVTPGSTYDVDVATGERRLLKQQPVLGGVDLTAYTQYREWATAPDGTKVPISMVARKDVAKDGNAPVVLYGYGSYESSMDPWFSIPRLSLLDRGVVFAIAHVRGGGELGRHWYDDGKMLTKRNTFTDFIAAAEHLVEAGWTRPERIVAQGGSAGGLLMGAVANLAPQAFGGIVAEVPFVDALTTILDPSLPLTVIEWEEWGNPLEDKAVYEYMKSYSPYENVTAQHYPRILAITSLNDTRVFFVEPAKWVAKLRATASGDPDVLLKTEMDAGHGGRSGRYDAWREVAFSLAWELDTLGLS from the coding sequence ATGTCCGAGACTTCATCTGTCACGCCGCCGGTTGCTGCCCGCAAGCCGGTCGAGCGGGTGCACCACGGCGATGTGTTCGTCGACGAGTACGAGTGGTTGCGGGACAAGACCGACGACGAGGTGCTGGGGTACCTGCGCGCCGAGAACGCGTACACCGAGGCGCGCACGGCCCATCTGGAATCGTTGCGTGAGGCAATCTTTCGGGAGATCTCGGACCGGACGCTGCAGACCGACCTGAGCGTGCCGGCGCGGCGCGGCGGGTACTGGTACTACTCGCGCACGATCGAGGGTCAGCAGTACTCGCTGCACTGCCGGGTCAAGGTGGACGGCGACGAGCCGCCCGCGACCGACGGAGAGATCGCCGGCGAAGAGGTGATGCTGGACGGGAACGAGGTGGCCGGCGATTCCGAGTTCTTCTCGCTCGGCACCGTCGACGTCTCCCCCGACGGCCGCCTGCTCGCGTACTCCGTCGACCTCAAGGGCGACGAGCGTTTCACGCTGCGGATCAAGGATCTGAGCACCGGCGAACTGCTTCCCGACGAGCTGCCCGAGGTGCACTACGGCTCGGCCTGGTCCGCGGACGGCTCGACGATCTTCTACACGAAGGTCGACGACGCCTGGCGGCCGTATCAGGTCTGGCGGCACACGCTCGGCGCCACGGACGACGTCCTGGTGATGGAGGAGCCTGACGAGCGGTTCTGGGTCGGTGTCGACCTGACCCGCAACGAGCAGGCGATCATGATCGCGCTCGGCAGCAAGCTCACCAGCGAGGTCTGGCTGCTGGACGCACAGGACCCGACCGGCGAGCCGGTTGTCGTTGCCCCGCGCCGCGAGGGTGTCGAGTACGACGTCGAGCACGCCGGCGACCAGCTCCTGATCACGCACAACGCGGATGCCGCCAACTTCTCGCTGGCGTCCGCGCCGCTGGACTCCCCCGGCGACTGGACGACGCTGATCGAGGGCGACGAGACCAGCCGCCTGCTCGGCACCGACGCGTTCGCCGACCACGTGATCCTCTACCGGCGGCGCAACGCGCTGACCGAGCTCGCGATCATGCGACGGTCGGACGGCGGCTTCGGCGAGCCCGAAGTACTGGAGTTCGACGAGCCGATCTACACGGTCTCCCCCGGCCGCAACGACGAGTGGCACGACACCCGGTACCGCTTCGGGTACACGTCGCTCGTCACGCCTGGTTCGACGTACGACGTGGACGTCGCGACCGGCGAGCGGCGGCTGCTCAAGCAGCAGCCGGTGCTCGGCGGCGTGGACCTGACCGCGTACACGCAGTACCGCGAGTGGGCGACCGCACCGGACGGGACGAAGGTGCCGATCTCGATGGTCGCGCGCAAGGACGTCGCGAAGGACGGGAACGCGCCGGTCGTGCTGTACGGCTACGGGTCGTACGAGTCGTCGATGGATCCGTGGTTCTCGATCCCGCGGCTGTCGCTGCTCGACCGCGGCGTGGTGTTCGCGATCGCGCACGTGCGCGGCGGCGGCGAGCTCGGCCGGCACTGGTACGACGACGGCAAGATGCTGACGAAGCGGAACACCTTCACCGACTTCATCGCCGCCGCGGAACACCTGGTGGAAGCCGGCTGGACCAGGCCGGAACGCATCGTCGCGCAGGGCGGCAGCGCCGGCGGGCTGTTGATGGGCGCGGTCGCGAACCTGGCCCCGCAGGCATTCGGCGGAATCGTCGCGGAGGTCCCGTTCGTGGACGCGCTGACCACGATCCTCGACCCGTCGCTGCCGCTGACCGTGATCGAGTGGGAGGAATGGGGTAATCCGCTCGAGGACAAAGCCGTCTACGAGTACATGAAGTCCTACTCGCCGTACGAAAACGTCACCGCGCAGCACTATCCGCGCATCCTGGCGATCACCAGCCTGAACGACACCCGGGTGTTCTTCGTCGAGCCGGCGAAGTGGGTGGCGAAACTCCGGGCGACCGCGAGCGGCGACCCCGACGTACTGCTGAAGACGGAAATGGATGCCGGTCACGGTGGCCGCAGCGGGCGGTACGACGCCTGGCGCGAGGTCGCGTTCTCGCTGGCCTGGGAGCTGGACACGCTCGGACTCAGCTGA
- a CDS encoding alpha/beta hydrolase family protein has translation MPEDPAFVLPTPDVARETHEGLELYLPSATEPAPAVLLIHGVPYSAEGRPLPSKWNIYQGYAGQLADRGCVAAAVDHSPDGRPDDDRSNAALAGAIEAIRAHPRVDGERVALWFFSGSGPLAAAFLQSPPEWLRCVALTYPVLGDSGLVTVRGVDPVEAVKGARGLPVVMTVVGRELADVAPTQPPFIDAARAAGVRLEVIEVPNGRHGFDVLDHTEESRGAVRAGLDAVSICVRG, from the coding sequence ATGCCCGAAGATCCAGCCTTCGTCCTGCCGACCCCGGACGTCGCCCGTGAAACCCACGAGGGCCTCGAGCTCTACCTCCCGAGTGCGACCGAGCCGGCGCCCGCGGTTCTGCTGATCCACGGCGTGCCGTACTCCGCTGAAGGCCGACCGCTCCCGAGCAAGTGGAACATCTACCAGGGCTACGCCGGCCAACTCGCCGACCGCGGCTGCGTCGCTGCCGCCGTCGACCACAGCCCCGACGGGCGTCCGGACGACGACCGCTCCAACGCCGCGTTGGCGGGCGCGATCGAGGCCATCCGTGCGCATCCGCGGGTGGACGGCGAGCGCGTCGCGCTGTGGTTCTTCTCCGGCAGCGGGCCGTTGGCCGCCGCGTTCCTGCAGAGTCCGCCGGAGTGGCTCCGATGTGTCGCGCTGACCTACCCGGTGCTGGGCGACTCCGGGCTGGTGACAGTACGAGGTGTGGATCCGGTCGAAGCGGTCAAGGGGGCGCGGGGACTGCCGGTGGTGATGACTGTGGTGGGGCGTGAGCTGGCCGACGTAGCGCCGACCCAGCCGCCGTTCATCGACGCTGCGCGGGCGGCCGGGGTGAGGCTCGAGGTGATCGAGGTGCCGAACGGCAGGCACGGGTTCGACGTACTCGATCACACCGAGGAGTCGCGGGGTGCGGTCAGGGCCGGATTGGATGCGGTAAGCATCTGCGTGCGCGGGTAG
- a CDS encoding RNA polymerase sigma factor RpoD/SigA, translating to MARMARVRSTDDGIDGKDSVGLYLEEIARTPLLTAEEEVELAETVEAGLLAEQLLAEGRVGRKKGGAPKYATEEELEWLAEAGRRAQQRFVTANLRLVVSIARRYGRSQMPLLDLVQEGNTGLIRAVEKFDYRKGFKFSTYATWWVRQAITRGIAQQARVVRLPVHVVEQLNQIGSARRTLERKLGREPEIDEIAAELGLDEERVTELIRIGRDHISLNSPVDDEGETSLGDLIAAETAPGPDQLVADASDRSGLFSLVDQLDPRSADVIRRRYGLHDGRQAKLADIGAVHGISAERVRQIEREALGRLRLMADPTLAA from the coding sequence GTGGCTCGCATGGCTCGTGTCCGGTCGACGGACGACGGTATCGACGGCAAGGACAGTGTAGGTCTCTACCTCGAAGAGATCGCGCGCACGCCTTTGCTGACGGCTGAGGAAGAGGTCGAGCTCGCTGAGACGGTCGAAGCAGGACTCCTTGCGGAGCAACTGCTGGCCGAGGGGCGGGTTGGACGTAAGAAGGGCGGAGCGCCCAAATATGCCACGGAGGAGGAGCTGGAGTGGCTGGCCGAAGCGGGCCGGCGCGCGCAGCAGCGGTTCGTGACCGCGAACCTCCGGCTCGTGGTGTCGATCGCCCGCCGGTACGGGCGGTCCCAGATGCCGCTGCTGGACCTGGTCCAGGAGGGCAACACGGGACTGATCCGCGCGGTGGAGAAGTTCGACTACCGGAAGGGTTTCAAGTTCTCGACGTACGCGACCTGGTGGGTGCGGCAGGCCATCACCCGCGGTATCGCGCAGCAGGCCCGAGTGGTCCGGCTGCCGGTGCACGTGGTGGAGCAGCTGAACCAGATCGGGTCGGCACGGCGCACGCTGGAGCGCAAGCTCGGGCGCGAGCCGGAGATCGACGAGATCGCGGCGGAGCTGGGTCTGGACGAGGAGCGGGTCACCGAACTGATCCGCATCGGCCGGGACCACATCAGCCTGAACAGCCCGGTCGACGACGAGGGCGAGACCTCGCTGGGTGACCTGATCGCGGCCGAGACCGCGCCGGGTCCGGACCAGCTGGTCGCGGACGCGTCCGACCGCTCGGGCCTGTTCAGCCTGGTCGACCAGCTCGACCCGCGGTCCGCGGACGTGATCCGGCGCCGTTACGGCCTGCACGACGGCCGCCAGGCCAAGCTGGCCGACATCGGCGCAGTGCACGGCATCTCGGCGGAGCGAGTCCGCCAGATCGAGCGTGAGGCGCTGGGCCGCCTGCGCCTGATGGCAGACCCGACGCTGGCCGCGTAA
- a CDS encoding alpha/beta fold hydrolase has translation MPPSKSTTTSTDGTSIAVYDYGNPDAPTLICVHGYPDNAALWEPVAEHLTTDFHVVTYDVRGAGESDHPSVTSAYALDRLQDDFAAVLDHAAPDQSVHVLAHDWGSIQSWHFVTDPDLQARIVSFVSISGPSLDHAGYFLRRRNRAAVRQLLHSWYIVYFHLPWIPELGWRTGWAHRAFNRLEQQDAEDRRSIGDYVNGMKLYRANVVPRLIRPEERRTDVPVLAVSPDADPFVTTPLQTDIARWAPDLTVKVVRGGHWMPRNDPGLVAELVRQHTREVAGLEA, from the coding sequence TTGCCACCCTCGAAGTCGACCACTACTAGCACCGACGGCACCTCGATCGCCGTCTACGACTACGGCAATCCGGATGCACCGACACTGATCTGCGTCCACGGCTACCCGGACAACGCGGCGCTCTGGGAGCCGGTCGCCGAGCACCTCACCACGGACTTCCACGTTGTCACGTACGACGTCCGCGGCGCCGGCGAATCCGATCACCCGAGCGTCACATCCGCCTATGCCCTCGACCGTTTGCAAGACGACTTCGCAGCGGTCCTCGACCACGCCGCACCCGACCAGTCCGTACACGTCCTGGCCCACGACTGGGGCTCCATCCAGTCCTGGCACTTCGTCACCGACCCCGACCTCCAGGCCCGCATCGTTTCGTTCGTCTCGATCTCAGGGCCGTCGCTCGACCACGCCGGGTACTTCCTCCGCCGCCGGAACCGCGCCGCTGTCCGCCAGCTCCTGCACTCCTGGTACATCGTCTACTTCCACCTCCCATGGATCCCCGAGCTCGGCTGGCGCACGGGCTGGGCGCATCGGGCGTTCAACCGGCTGGAGCAACAGGACGCCGAGGACAGGCGTTCGATCGGTGACTACGTGAACGGCATGAAGCTCTACCGCGCCAACGTCGTGCCACGGCTGATCCGCCCGGAGGAGCGGCGTACCGACGTACCCGTGCTGGCCGTGTCTCCCGACGCCGACCCGTTCGTCACGACACCGCTGCAGACCGATATCGCGCGATGGGCTCCTGATCTGACCGTGAAGGTGGTCAGGGGCGGGCACTGGATGCCCCGGAACGATCCCGGACTTGTTGCCGAGTTGGTGCGGCAACACACCCGTGAGGTGGCAGGCTTGGAAGCATGA
- the ddaH gene encoding dimethylargininase, whose product MPTDMPTALIRRPSPRLAEGLVTHIERTPVDVDLAATQWQQYVDALHRTGWSTVEVPPIEECPDSVFIEDTMVVYGDLAVIARAGANERRPEAAAAEETVAAQGYRIARITDPGTLDGGDVLKIGPTIYVGQGGRTNAEGIEQLRAAFAPLGADVRAVPVQKVLHLKSAVTALPDGTVIGYEPLVDDPAAFDSFRPVPEEAGAHVVLLGEGRLLMAASAPRSAELFAGLGYTPVVVDIGEFEKLEGCVTCLSVRLRR is encoded by the coding sequence ATGCCGACCGACATGCCGACAGCGCTCATCCGCCGCCCGAGCCCGCGCCTGGCCGAAGGCCTCGTCACCCACATCGAACGCACGCCTGTCGACGTCGACCTCGCCGCGACGCAGTGGCAGCAGTACGTCGACGCGCTGCACCGCACCGGTTGGTCCACGGTCGAGGTGCCGCCGATCGAGGAGTGTCCGGACAGCGTCTTCATCGAGGACACGATGGTGGTGTACGGCGACCTCGCGGTGATCGCCCGCGCCGGCGCGAACGAGCGACGCCCGGAGGCCGCGGCCGCCGAGGAGACCGTTGCCGCACAGGGCTACCGGATCGCTCGCATCACCGATCCCGGCACGCTCGACGGCGGCGACGTACTCAAGATCGGCCCGACGATCTACGTCGGACAAGGCGGACGCACGAACGCGGAGGGAATCGAGCAACTGCGGGCCGCGTTTGCTCCGCTGGGCGCCGACGTCCGCGCGGTGCCGGTGCAGAAGGTGCTGCATCTGAAGTCGGCTGTCACCGCGCTGCCCGATGGGACCGTGATCGGGTACGAGCCGCTCGTCGACGATCCGGCTGCGTTCGACAGCTTCCGGCCTGTGCCCGAGGAGGCCGGCGCACATGTCGTACTGCTGGGGGAGGGCCGGTTGCTGATGGCTGCGTCGGCGCCGAGGTCGGCGGAGTTGTTCGCCGGCCTCGGCTACACGCCGGTCGTCGTGGACATCGGTGAGTTCGAGAAGCTCGAGGGATGCGTCACATGCTTGTCGGTGCGCCTTCGCCGGTGA